In Methanobacteriaceae archaeon, a single window of DNA contains:
- a CDS encoding TDT family transporter: MKYVKNVPLPVSGLILALFSLGNLLQDQNPDVKYLFGTLGAILLVLLVLKIIKYPDDVKNDFKNPVIASSFGTFSMSLMLLSTYTIGFIPSISYTIWIIGLALHILLMIYFTYHFIIRNFNINDVYPTYWIVYVGITMAAITAPSYGLKEIGFIFFIIGFISMLITMPVMIYRYIKYSDVPDVNKPTICIFTAIMSILIVGYVNSTPQISIEFIITLYCLACIFYIFSLYKLVEYRNLEFYPSFSAFTFPFVISAIATKSVIKLTQNALLMPVETMQTVIAIIAVFYVLSQYINFLKKE; encoded by the coding sequence ATGAAATATGTTAAAAACGTACCATTACCTGTTTCAGGTTTGATTCTTGCATTATTTTCCTTGGGGAATTTATTGCAGGACCAAAATCCTGATGTCAAATATTTATTTGGAACATTAGGAGCTATTCTTTTAGTATTATTAGTTCTTAAAATCATTAAATATCCTGATGATGTTAAAAATGATTTTAAAAATCCAGTAATAGCCAGTAGTTTTGGTACTTTTTCCATGAGTTTAATGCTTTTATCTACCTATACCATTGGATTTATACCAAGTATTTCATACACTATATGGATAATAGGATTGGCGTTGCATATTCTATTAATGATTTACTTTACATATCATTTTATCATACGTAATTTTAATATAAATGATGTTTACCCAACTTACTGGATCGTTTATGTTGGAATTACAATGGCTGCAATTACAGCACCATCATATGGACTTAAAGAAATAGGATTTATATTCTTTATTATTGGCTTTATTTCAATGCTTATTACAATGCCTGTGATGATTTATAGATATATCAAATATTCAGATGTTCCTGATGTAAATAAACCAACAATATGTATTTTTACAGCAATTATGAGCATATTAATTGTTGGATATGTAAATTCTACACCACAAATATCTATTGAATTCATAATAACATTATATTGCCTTGCATGTATATTTTACATATTTTCACTTTACAAATTAGTTGAATACAGAAATCTTGAGTTTTATCCAAGTTTTTCGGCATTTACATTTCCATTTGTAATAAGTGCAATTGCAACAAAATCAGTAATAAAATTAACACAAAATGCTTTGTTAATGCCAGTTGAGACAATGCAAACAGTAATAGCTATAATAGCTGTGTTTTATGTATTATCACAATACATTAATTTTTTAAAAAAAGAGTAA
- a CDS encoding DUF1724 domain-containing protein has protein sequence MINLEDNKNYLESYELISEEVKYMTNSIIRLKILATLYKCPLNMKDLNSITSLSYSSISSNLHNLELKGHVYREHNKYYLSNTTKLEVEQVLKLGNLLNLLNDFFNILDKHLVDMIPNQSVAELYLLGNARLVESDGVDAYRIYNFIDESLASADEVKCILPFYHDSFIDKLNELVKQNKQVSAIVPNSLRGVFGEKSLIENLSFFDSEKTFLLIVTNELMILGLFKEDGYFDQNRLLTSKNSDSIKWANNLYKNFKMKNK, from the coding sequence GTGATTAATTTGGAAGACAATAAAAACTATTTGGAAAGCTATGAATTAATTTCAGAAGAAGTAAAATACATGACCAACTCCATAATTCGATTAAAAATATTGGCAACCCTGTACAAATGCCCTTTAAACATGAAAGACTTAAACAGCATCACATCTCTAAGTTATAGTTCAATATCCAGTAATCTGCATAATTTAGAACTAAAAGGCCACGTATATAGAGAACATAATAAATACTATCTCTCAAACACTACTAAACTTGAAGTTGAACAGGTTTTAAAATTGGGAAATCTTCTTAATTTGCTAAATGATTTTTTTAACATTTTAGATAAGCATCTTGTTGATATGATTCCAAATCAGTCTGTTGCAGAGTTATATCTTCTTGGAAATGCTCGCCTTGTTGAATCAGATGGTGTTGATGCATATAGAATATATAATTTCATTGATGAGTCATTAGCTAGTGCAGATGAAGTTAAATGCATTTTACCATTTTATCATGACTCATTTATAGATAAATTAAATGAATTGGTTAAACAAAATAAGCAGGTAAGTGCAATTGTACCAAATAGTCTTCGAGGGGTGTTTGGTGAAAAATCACTAATTGAAAACTTATCTTTTTTTGATAGTGAAAAGACATTTTTGCTGATTGTTACAAATGAACTTATGATTCTTGGTTTGTTTAAGGAAGATGGTTATTTTGATCAAAACAGATTATTAACTTCTAAAAATAGTGATTCAATAAAATGGGCTAATAATCTTTATAAAAATTTTAAAATGAAAAATAAATGA
- a CDS encoding DUF1611 domain-containing protein, with protein sequence MYSIKSVKEIQDLNPFIVVGCGGGGEKFSNLEGVEAVGFIDDNVDKQGTEYCGYIVAGSLEECLEGAKDAKSLVIMLPIGAEGAALKYAVQAIDAGLNVITSFRSLSISDNLSLKKFADSKGVVIKDISPRLDVVKKIAGVAPEKSCEVLPKISYESKAPVIFVGGTSQECGKRTTTKALGIASMKRGLTPAIISTDEMGIEEPTDFNFRAGSLSAMDVPAALLSAIKYVEDTKQPDIIFIEGQSSLTEMGNPHPRGLSAGILIGCAPDAVIVGHRPNHPYREPRGIEEEVRAIEAVEPTKVVGLSINLKNADSDMTLEDFESKYNLPAEDVYNNGADKLLDAIYEYLGE encoded by the coding sequence TTGTATTCAATAAAATCAGTAAAAGAAATTCAAGATTTGAACCCATTCATAGTTGTAGGCTGTGGTGGTGGAGGTGAAAAATTCTCCAATCTTGAAGGTGTGGAAGCAGTAGGATTTATTGACGATAATGTTGATAAACAAGGAACTGAATACTGTGGATATATTGTAGCAGGTAGTTTAGAAGAATGTCTTGAAGGCGCTAAGGACGCTAAATCTTTAGTTATTATGCTTCCAATCGGTGCTGAAGGTGCTGCTTTAAAATATGCAGTTCAAGCTATTGATGCAGGTTTAAATGTAATTACTTCATTTAGATCATTATCTATTTCCGATAACTTATCTTTAAAGAAATTTGCTGATTCAAAAGGTGTTGTAATAAAGGATATCAGCCCTAGATTAGACGTAGTTAAAAAAATAGCTGGTGTAGCTCCTGAAAAATCATGTGAAGTATTGCCAAAGATTTCTTATGAATCTAAAGCTCCTGTAATTTTCGTTGGAGGAACTTCACAGGAATGTGGTAAAAGAACTACCACCAAAGCATTAGGTATTGCAAGTATGAAAAGAGGTTTAACTCCTGCAATTATATCTACTGATGAAATGGGTATTGAAGAACCTACTGATTTTAATTTTAGAGCTGGAAGTTTATCTGCAATGGACGTTCCGGCAGCTCTTTTATCTGCAATCAAATATGTTGAAGATACAAAACAACCAGATATTATTTTTATTGAAGGTCAATCCAGTTTAACTGAAATGGGAAATCCTCACCCAAGAGGATTATCTGCAGGAATCTTAATCGGATGTGCTCCTGATGCAGTTATTGTTGGACACAGACCAAACCACCCTTACAGAGAACCTAGAGGTATTGAAGAAGAAGTTAGAGCTATTGAGGCTGTTGAACCTACAAAAGTTGTTGGTTTATCAATCAACCTTAAAAATGCAGATTCTGATATGACTTTAGAAGACTTTGAATCCAAATACAACTTACCTGCTGAAGACGTTTATAATAATGGTGCTGATAAATTATTAGATGCTATATATGAATATTTAGGAGAGTAG
- a CDS encoding adhesin: protein MKKQIAIILMILLISAPIIQGVSASKTVFITSDNIVDKETDTDMLNSIKQYIEEISNREIQVIVDNQAPSPGEGWRSIAVTSDVSINIAASDAANYIQLASAAATGSKQIIFINIGDYDLDNHSNFLRRAWDDNYSNESLAGLRDPGTLLINSGIQYIQLAKDYPQNVGDNGILEKYDEDMNRDIAQRIVNMINNYNNETPKELSEKLIVTNKISPKGMADASKMLVESGDKEMKGPYGSYTTPQLLYQTSSYLNGNGIDIPKSYEEPEDPLGVSVLTKDTYSVYDYFKMGGIVKNYMDENGRAPDSIEYEGARISYYDLTYNFAKIVQNHTDTQHMGFESEYHFDKVNDSILLHLLPFVLIFVVLILAYLFMKRIRII from the coding sequence ATGAAAAAACAAATCGCAATTATACTAATGATTCTGTTAATAAGTGCCCCGATAATACAGGGAGTAAGTGCATCAAAAACAGTATTTATTACCTCTGATAATATCGTGGACAAAGAAACAGATACAGATATGTTAAACTCTATTAAACAGTATATTGAAGAAATAAGTAATAGAGAAATTCAAGTAATCGTTGATAATCAAGCTCCTTCACCAGGAGAGGGCTGGAGATCAATAGCTGTAACAAGTGATGTAAGTATTAACATAGCTGCATCAGATGCTGCAAACTACATACAACTTGCATCTGCAGCAGCTACAGGAAGTAAACAGATTATTTTTATTAATATTGGAGATTACGACTTAGATAATCATTCTAACTTCTTAAGAAGAGCATGGGACGATAATTACTCAAATGAGTCTCTTGCAGGATTACGTGACCCAGGAACATTACTTATAAATTCCGGAATCCAATATATCCAACTTGCAAAAGATTATCCTCAAAATGTCGGCGATAACGGTATTTTAGAAAAATATGATGAGGATATGAACCGTGATATTGCACAAAGAATTGTAAATATGATTAACAATTACAATAACGAGACTCCAAAAGAACTAAGTGAGAAGTTAATTGTAACAAATAAGATATCGCCAAAAGGAATGGCAGATGCAAGTAAAATGCTTGTTGAAAGTGGTGATAAAGAAATGAAAGGACCATACGGTTCATATACAACTCCACAATTACTTTATCAAACCAGTTCTTATCTTAATGGAAATGGAATAGACATTCCTAAAAGCTACGAAGAACCAGAAGATCCACTTGGAGTTTCAGTCTTAACAAAAGACACATACAGTGTTTATGACTATTTCAAAATGGGTGGAATTGTTAAAAATTACATGGATGAAAATGGAAGAGCACCTGATTCAATCGAGTATGAAGGAGCACGTATAAGCTACTATGATTTAACATATAATTTTGCAAAAATTGTACAAAACCATACTGACACACAACACATGGGCTTTGAAAGTGAATACCACTTCGATAAAGTTAATGATTCAATATTATTACACTTATTACCATTTGTTTTAATATTTGTAGTACTAATCTTGGCATACCTATTTATGAAAAGAATTAGAATAATATAA
- a CDS encoding TatD family hydrolase has protein sequence MIDTHIHADSRSGEDFRDMYLAGIDSAITCSYYPYKIDSELILLNHLNRILELDTKRASEHGLDLKVALGIHPTNCIKNPEMIYDKLYEWVENKQIVAIGEIGLEDLSDIEIETFKKQLDIADKTNSKVIIHTPRKNKKEVLKVILDIVPQHIDESQAVIDHINHDVIEDVIDSNYMLGLTVQPHKLDVNGAIDILDNYGFDRFFLNSDMSNKPSDPLSVAKTIRELTRLAYNKNDIEKISHKNAADYFKI, from the coding sequence ATGATTGATACACATATTCATGCAGATTCAAGAAGTGGTGAAGATTTTAGAGATATGTACCTTGCAGGAATAGATAGTGCAATTACTTGCAGTTACTATCCCTACAAAATAGATTCAGAACTTATTCTTTTAAATCATTTAAACAGAATTTTAGAGCTTGATACTAAAAGAGCATCAGAACACGGTTTAGATTTAAAAGTAGCTCTAGGAATCCATCCTACAAACTGTATAAAAAATCCTGAAATGATTTACGACAAATTATACGAGTGGGTTGAAAACAAACAGATTGTAGCTATTGGAGAAATTGGCCTTGAAGATTTAAGTGATATTGAAATTGAAACTTTTAAAAAGCAATTAGATATCGCAGACAAAACCAATTCAAAAGTTATTATCCATACTCCTAGAAAAAACAAAAAGGAAGTTTTAAAAGTAATTTTAGATATTGTTCCACAACACATTGACGAATCACAAGCAGTAATTGATCATATTAACCATGACGTAATTGAAGACGTTATAGATAGCAATTATATGCTTGGATTAACAGTTCAACCTCATAAACTTGATGTTAATGGAGCTATTGATATTTTGGACAATTATGGCTTTGACAGATTCTTTTTAAATAGTGATATGAGTAATAAACCTTCAGATCCACTTTCTGTTGCTAAAACTATTCGTGAATTAACAAGACTAGCTTATAACAAAAATGATATTGAAAAAATATCCCATAAAAACGCTGCAGATTACTTTAAAATTTAG
- a CDS encoding ZPR1 zinc finger domain-containing protein → MNEMEINEMVIKCPVCSVEGVAKSIMKEIEIPHFGKVLETTIQCPECGFKHSDVIALEQNDPAKYVIEINKNNLSVRVVRSQSATVSIPEIGVKVEPGPKSEGYVTNVEGILTRFEDAVEKALNLFDDDASQENGKKTLNEIRELKKGNGTATLIILDPFGQSNVVSDSVEISEIPEEELNTLKTGFSHIEE, encoded by the coding sequence ATGAATGAAATGGAAATCAACGAAATGGTAATTAAATGTCCTGTTTGCTCTGTTGAAGGTGTGGCTAAGTCAATAATGAAGGAAATTGAAATACCTCACTTTGGAAAAGTTTTAGAAACAACCATTCAATGTCCAGAATGCGGATTTAAACACAGTGATGTAATAGCTCTAGAGCAAAATGATCCTGCTAAATATGTTATTGAAATTAATAAAAACAATTTGTCTGTTAGAGTTGTAAGGTCACAGTCTGCAACTGTTTCAATACCTGAAATTGGTGTTAAAGTTGAACCTGGTCCAAAATCTGAAGGATATGTAACAAATGTTGAAGGAATTCTCACCCGTTTTGAAGATGCTGTAGAAAAAGCTTTGAATTTATTTGATGATGATGCATCCCAAGAGAATGGTAAAAAAACTTTAAATGAAATCAGAGAACTTAAAAAAGGAAACGGAACTGCAACATTGATTATTTTAGATCCATTTGGTCAAAGTAACGTTGTAAGTGACAGTGTTGAAATTAGTGAAATTCCAGAAGAGGAATTAAATACTTTAAAAACAGGTTTTAGTCATATTGAAGAATAA
- the sepF gene encoding cell division protein SepF, whose product MSFIDTLKRSLGYEDVEGSENESSFSFSEFINDITNSVKNSRTQPQQNGNVQYEHAPKPQQAPRSVPVQDEFDDYDVITPEQSFYEIVLIRPKTLDDINYMVDQIIEEKNPVIVDLSFLEKESDLNFKLAGEKIRQIRENHGAQALLLTRTEDKNLIILAPEKVKLVNKG is encoded by the coding sequence ATGAGCTTTATTGATACTTTAAAAAGAAGTTTAGGATATGAGGATGTGGAAGGAAGTGAGAATGAATCTAGTTTCAGTTTCTCTGAATTCATAAATGATATCACTAATTCTGTTAAAAATTCCAGAACTCAACCTCAACAAAATGGTAATGTACAATATGAACATGCTCCTAAACCACAACAAGCTCCTAGGTCTGTTCCTGTTCAGGATGAATTTGATGATTATGATGTAATTACTCCAGAACAGTCTTTTTATGAAATTGTTTTAATTAGACCAAAGACTCTTGATGATATCAATTATATGGTTGATCAAATCATAGAAGAAAAAAATCCTGTTATTGTTGATTTATCCTTCCTTGAAAAAGAAAGTGATCTTAACTTTAAATTAGCTGGAGAAAAAATTAGACAAATTAGAGAAAATCACGGTGCACAGGCATTATTGCTTACCCGTACTGAAGATAAAAACTTAATTATTTTAGCTCCTGAAAAAGTTAAGTTAGTTAACAAAGGATAA